A window of the Lolium perenne isolate Kyuss_39 chromosome 7, Kyuss_2.0, whole genome shotgun sequence genome harbors these coding sequences:
- the LOC127312149 gene encoding uncharacterized protein, with the protein MSTKCCEAVWNLAESLQQEIVVTELPMLEAWPKSFEASRPTDDNIALYFLACKMRQEDADLEQLVKEVVENNVVLQAVIGEAEMLIFPSILLPEQHQTFQGKPYLWAVFKRRKINVATVEPKQHGKGRCEDEMGKQQESHSSVDKEGHSVARLNTDTEPEAPEEMELDQNPLSARVNTPSPARDPTMNATTSAHHGQILSNLAVPTGAVFGFVVQGNPRIEHLIQEMQREGAVVVAMRGEMIGPGLGQAEASGREEDKKPPSSS; encoded by the exons ATGTCAACCAAATGCTGTGAGGCCGTGTGGAACTTGGCAGAATCCTTGCAGCAAGAGATTGTAGTAACAGAGCTTCCTATGTTGGAGGCTTGGCCTAAGAGCTTTGAGGCATCAAGGCCCACTGATGACAACATTGCCTTGTATTTCTTGGCCTGCAAAATGAG GCAAGAAGATGCAGACCTGGAGCAACTAGTTAAGGAAGTTGTGGAGAATAATGTAGTCTTACAAGCTGTTATTGGCGAAGCTGAGATGCTGATATTTCCTTCCATTCTACTGCCTGAGCAACACCAAA CCTTCCAAGGGAAACCCTACCTGTGGGCAGTGTTCAAGCGTAGAAAAATTAATGTTGCCACAGTGGAACCGAAGCAACATGGCAAAGGCCGTTGTGAGGATGAGATGGGAAAACAACAGGAATCACATTCCAGTGTAGACAAGGAGGGTCACAGCGTTGCACGGTTAAACACAGACACTGAACCTGAAGCTCCGGAAGAAATGGAGCTGGACCAGAATCCCTTGTCAGCTCGAGTCAACACGCCGAGTCCTGCTAGAGATCCTACCATGAATGCTACAACGTCTGCACACCATGGACAGATCCTCTCGAACTTGGCGGTTCCTACAGGAGCAGTGTTCGGTTTTGTGGTTCAGGGAAATCCGAGAATCGAACATCTCATCCAAGAGATGCAACGTGAAGGCGCTGTTGTAGTTGCAATGCGAGGGGAGATGATAGGGCCAGGTCTTGGCCAGGCAGAAGCTAGTGGCAGAGAGGAAGACAAGAAGCCGCCAAGCTCGTCCTGA